TCTGCGCGGGCGTTGTCGAAATAGGCCTGCGCCGGCTTGAACAGCCCGAAGACGATAAAGATCGCGCCGAGAAACAGGGCCAGCAGTGCCAGTGCACGCTGGTCGCTGGAGGGGAGCGCCACCCACTTCTGACGCCACTGTTCAATCGTTTGCTTCATAGTATTGGGTGCATTTTCTCTGATTGTGCCGCTGCTGGATTGCAATTGGAGACCACTCATCGCAGCCGAATCCGCCCGGACACGCCGTCTTCGAGCTCATTGGCCGCCAACAGCTCTGCCTTGAACTGGCCGCTGCCCAGTTTTCCCACCACCGCATCGAGCTGACCGAGGTTGGCAGCACGTAGCTGCAACACCAGTTCGCCCCGATTACCGTCAAAGCGCAGGGACTGCAGCTTGAGTTCACCCGGCTTTGCGGTCGCCCAGACCTGGCTCAGTTGCTGTAACTGGCCGGCAAATTCGCCGCCGCCACCGGATGCTTGATTGAGGTAGCCCATGATCTGGCGCCGCAAATCAGCACTGGGGCGATCGCCAGGGAAAATCTCGGTAAACAGGGCGCGGGCGGACTCGTCGGCCTGCCCTGCCTGTATCTGGTAATAGGTGCCGGCTCCGATATAGAACAGCAGCTGCAGCACAAAGCACGCCGCTACAGCAATGGCCGGCTTCTTCCACCACGGGCCCGCGTCGGACGCGAGGGTGATCTGATAATCCCCGGTGAGCAGGTTGCCCGGCGTCTTCGCTACCAGCGATGGGTTGAACAAAGCCTCCGGCGCATCATTGACGGGCGCGAGCTCGGTCAACTGCTCCAATGTGGCCAGTTCCAGCTCAGAGGGGTCGCCGTACACACGCAGCGGTGCCAGCTCATCCGGCTGTGCCTCCCCTGCTTCTTCCGGTTCCGCCACACCCTCGGCAAACAGACTCTCTGCGATGACCCCGGCCAGTGGCCGTGCCACCGAGAGGCCCTTCCCCGCGGACAGCCAGAAATGCGCGCGCTCGCCCTCAAACCAGACGGCCGAAGTCGCTCCGGTATCCCCAAGAATCCGATACTCCGGCACGGCGGCAACCACCGGCCAGCCGAGGCGATCGATCTGCCCCTTGAGTGCGGCGAGCTTGTCGGTGGCGATTGCCATCACGCTGCACAGATCACCGGCAACAGGCTCACAAATAAAGTGCAACTCGTCCACGTCATCCGCGAGCTGCTCCTCTACCATGTACCCAACCGCACTGCTCTGACGGCGCGCAGCACGGGGTACGTTCTCAAGTCCGTTCCACACCCAGCTTCCGGGCAGCAGCAATATCACACGATCTTCCGGCGCGAAGGTCAGCGCATCTGAGTCCGGACTGCCTGCCACCGCTGGACGCTGGCCGTCGCCAGTGTGCGGCGTGCAGCCAGACTCGGAGACACCGTTGCGAAATGCTGCCTGGAAACCCGCATCCGTGGCCACCGCATGCCAGGCGTTGTCTCGCCAGCATTGCAGCAACAGGCTGCCCGCCACCTGCACCTGATCGCCACTATGGGACCCGGCGACGGGCTCACGCAGCCTTAGTAATTTCAGTTCCTGGCTCAATTAATCCCCCAGTAATTCCTGCAAATATTGCCCGGAAAATTCGCGACGCTGACGCTGAATGACCTCTACCGCACCGGTAGTGGTGTCGAGCTTGAGCGTCGATTCCCAGTACTGCCGATTCTCGAGGCCCAGTTGTACCGCAATATGCGCCACATAATACGCGCTGTTGAAATCCAATTCTGCACCCGCAGTGATGCCGAATGCGGAGAGGTCGCCCATCTGGACAAAAGGCGTACTCTCACGCTGGCTGATAAGCCCCGGAATATTCGCCGAGGGGTACATTGCCGAGAGTAGCTCCTGGGAAGCCGTATTCACGTTGATTCTGGTTCCCGACTCCGGCAGCGCACAAAGCTCCGGTGCAATTGCGCTCCACTCCTGGGGCTCGATACCCTGCCCTGCACTGAGCTCGGAAATGTCGGTGATAAAGGTATCCGGCGTGCGGTGGGCAACGTCCTGGCCCAGGTAGCCCGTGTCTTCGGTACCGGATGAAAGTGGTGTATCACCCGGGTCTACCCAATCCTCGATCGCCAGCGCGGTTTCCCGGCGGCCCCCAAGATTGCGCACCAGACGCTGCAGCACCTTGCTATCCGTGGTATCCGCGCCGGCGGAGGCCCCACCCGAATCGCCCCCGGATCTGCGCGTGACGGCCAAATTATTTACATTAAAGCAGGAGTTTAAGTCTTTGATTTGAATGCGAATTTTTCCGTTATCCGGATTAAACTCCACCAGCTTTTGCGCCCAGGGCTCGAGCAGGTTGTCACTGGCTGAAGTCGCGGTACGATCTTCCTCGAAATCTTTCTCCAGCGCGATAATGGCCCAGGCCTCGGCACCGTGTACGAATTCCGCGAGCTGGGTGTTGGCCAGGATGGCACTGGTCCGGGAAATGGCCAGGCGATTGCGGGTAACCGCATGGGTTACGGCAGCCACGGCGATGACCATGACCAGCAGCACCGTGATCAAGGCCACCCCTCGCTGCTGTGGCAAACCCACCATGCTCATCGGTCACCGCCCTGGCTGCGCCCATCAGAGCCGCTGCTGCTGCCACCTCGACCGTCACCGCTGCCGTCGTCGCCACCCCCGTCATTCCCGGAGCCGTCGTCCTGGCCCCCGCCGCTGCTGCTCGAACTGCCACCACCGGCAACCACGGTATATTCGGGTAGCGAAAACACTCGGCGTATCTCGCCACCAGTGCGGGTTACCAGAGTTACCTCGAGTGCCTGAGGCAGGCGCAGGTCTATCGCGCCAGGTGTGGTGGTTGACGAGGCCGGAGGCCACTGGGCGAGCCAGGCCTTGGTATCCCGGTCGTAATAGCGAAAATTGAGATCAATGACCCCGTCAAGAATCGGCTCCGCGATGGGTTCGGAATCCGGCCCCCGGTCCAGCACTTGCCAGCGGCTGCGCAGTAACAGGGCAGTATCGTCGTCCATAGCAGGGGCAAACCGGCTGTCTGAATCCTCGTCGGCGTAGCCAATTCCATAGCGCAGACGTTGCACATTGCCACGGGGCTCGCCCGTCAGATTTGCCGCGCCCAGGCGGGTAAACTCAAACTCGCTGGTTACCCCGAGGAAAGCGGGCTCGTAGCCGCTGTAGGCATTTTTGACCGGCCGCACCGTGAGCTGACGCAAATCATCGTCCATGCGATACATGGCCATGGAAAGGCGGCGCATCTCATCCGCTCGTGCTGTGAGCACCCGATCGGTGGTAAAGAAGGTTTCGAGCAGCGAATAGGAGCCGATGCCAATGATCGAGACGATCACCAGCACCACCATGATTTCGATCAGGGTAAAGCCCGCATTGGGTTTTTGCGGCCGCCTCATGACCGCCCTCCCTCGGTGCGGGCACTGGCAGACTGTGCCATCCAGGAGTCGATGGTGAGAATTGGCTGCTCCGCTTCCGGCCACCCTACCTGCACGATAATGTGCCGCATCTTCGGCTCATTGGTGCTCTTCACTTCAGCGGTGACCTGCCACTCACGGTCACCCAGCAGAATTTTTTCGGTCTTTTTGCCCAGCGGCGGCCAATCCGTGCGCAAACGGATTTCGGCCAGTGCCTGCTGCGCGACCCAATTTGCGGTAAGGCGCTCTTCCAGGGCGACCTGCTGGCGAACGCTGTCTTGCAGGGTTTTCAGCACACTGGCGGCAATAACCCCGAAAATCACCAGCGCCACCAGCACTTCCACCAGGGTAAATCCGTGCTGGCGGCGCAGGCTTGCGTGGTGCGCGCGAGTATCAGTACTCATCGCTCTGCCACTCCAGCTGCATTCCGTAGAGGCTGCTGTAAGAAATGATGGCGGCGCGTGCGATGTCGCCGTTTTTCATCAGGAAGAAGCCAATCTCTACCGGTAATACCTCGCCACTGGAGAGCGCGGCAAACTGGGGAAGGATTTCTTTATCACCACCTTTACCCGCCGTACCCGAGCGGGCGCGATCACGCTCGTCGCCGCGACCAGAACCGCCGAAACTGTTCTGGTCGCTATTGGCACCGGGCAATTCGGTCTGCGAGAGGACCTCAAGACGCATGATCGGGGGAAGCTCGTGGGCAGTGAAGCGACGTGCGTTAGCCGCCGCGGGTTGGCCGGAAAAATCCATCTCCTGCCACTTCATACTGCCGGAATCGTAGCGCACTACCTGGTAGCGACTCTCCTCGAACACCACCCCATAGTGGGCCTTGTCGATCAGGGCGCGGTCCGCTACCAGCTGTAACAGGTTCGCCAGCCGCTGCACCTCACCGGTCCAGTTGCGCCCATCGGTGTTGCGCAGGGACAACGTCGCCATACCTGCCAGTGAGGCGATGATAACCATCACCACCAGCAGTTCGATCAGGGTAAACCCCCGTTGGCGGTGCGCGGCGATACGCATAGCAGCGGTGACCTGAGCCGGCCTCAGAGCTCAGAAGCGAAAAGATCGGCGGCTTCGCCTTCACCACCCGGCTTGCCATCGGCACCCAGGCTGAACAGGTCATACGGGCCGGAGCTGCCCGGGCTGATGTACTGGTACGCATTGCCCCAGGGGTCTTTCGGCGCTTTTTTCAGGTAGGGCTCATTCCAGTTCTTGGCTTCCGGGAAGCCGGAGGGCTTGGTCACCAGCGCCTCCAGCCCCTGATCGGAACTGGGGTAAACAAAATTATCCATGCGGTACATATCCAGGGCAGTGGAAATCGCACGCAGGTCCACGGTTGCCGCTTTCACGCGCGCCTCACCGGTGCGGCCCATGATGTTGGGAACCACCAGTGCGCCCAGCACACCCAGAATCACGATGACCACCATGATTTCGATCAGGGTAAAGCCCCGACTGTTATGTAGTTTTTTCATCTTGCAACCTCACAAAAGAGTTTGGGGCCACTGCCCCCAGTCATTTACCAGCCGGTGCGATCAAACAACCAGCTGGTTCATATTCATAATTGGCATCATGATGGCCATTACGATAAACAGCACAATACCGGCCATCACCAGCAGCATGATGGGTTCAAACAGGCTGACAAACGCGGTGACGGCGCCTTGCAGATCCCGCTCCTGATTTTCTGCTGCCCGCACCAGCATCTGGTCAAGGGTGCCAGAGGATTCGCCGCTGGCCACCATATACGTCATCATCGGCGGGAAGTATTCAACATCTTCCAGCGCCCGCCGCAGGCTGCCCCCCTCACGCACAAACTTCTGTGCAATCTGCAGGCGCTCTTTCAGGTAATCGTTGCTCATTACACCACTGGCAATACCCATTGCCTGCACCAGTGGCACACTGCTGCCGGTGAGAATCGCCAGGGTTCCCACGTAGCGGGCACTCTGCCCGCCCCGCACCAGCCAGCCGATGGCGGGCATGTCCAGCAGGCGGTGGTGGAATCGATAACGAAAACCGGGCCTGCGCAGCAACAGAATCCAGCCAATCACCAGCGCCAGGATCGCCGGCGGGATCAACCAGCCCCACGCTGCAATAAAATCACTGATAGAGACCAGTATCCGGGTAGCCAGTGGCAACTGCTGCCCGGTTCCGGTAAAGACCTCGATCACATCCGGCACCACATACACCATCAGGCCGGTGACCACGAGCACACAGATCACCACCAGCACCAGCGGATAGATCAGGGCCAGCTGGACCTTTTGCCGAAAGACCTGCTGGTTTTCGGTGTAATCCGCCAGGCGCTCCAGCACATCATCCAGGTGCCCCGAGTGTTCGCCGGCTTCCACGGTGGCGCGATAAAGCTTCGGAAACGCGCGCGGAAAACTGGCCAGGGCCTGCGCAAAGCTGTGCCCTTCCAGCACTTTGGCGCGCACCGCCAGAACGATGCGTCGGACTTTCTGGTTGCGGGATTGATTAGCAATAGCGCCGAGGGTTTCCTCCAGGGGAATACCGGCGCGCAACAGGGTGGCAATTTGCCGGGTCAGCAAGGCAAGTGCCTTTACGCTGAGCCCCGGGCTACCGGACAGGATACTGGCACTGCCGGCACTGCTCGATTCGGAGGCGGCAGTGACTTCCAGCGGGATCAGCCCGCGGGCGCGCAGTTGCTGGCGGGCCGCTTTGGCGCTGTCGGCTTCGAGCGTTCCCCGATTCTTGCGCCCGCCGCTGTTGAGCGCGGTGTACTCGAATGCACCCATCTCAAGACTCCTGGGTTACCCGAAGCACTTCTTCCAGCGAAGTGATACCGGCAAGGACCTTGGCCATACCGTCGTCGCGAATACTGGGGCCGAGCGTGCGCGCCTCCTGCACCAGCGCGCTCTCCGATGCGCGATCGTGAATCAACTGACGCAGTTTCTCGTTCACGGGCACCAGTTCATAGATGCCGACACGCCCGAGATAGCCGCTGTGATTACACTTCTCGCAGCCACCGGGCCGGTAGATGGTTGCGCCTTCGCGCTCGTCCACGCCCAGCATCCGGCACTCGAAGCTGTCGGCCGCATGGGGCTGGCGGCAGTCCGGGCACAATACCCGCACCAGACGCTGGGCGAGCACACCAATCACACTGGACGACAGCAGGAAGGGTTCAATCCCCATATCCACAAGACGCGTGACGGCGCCGAGGGCGGTATTTGTGTGCAGGGTGGAAAGCACCAGGTGGCCGGTCAAACTTGCCTGAATGGCAATTTGCATGGTTTCCAGGTCGCGGATCTCACCCACCATGACCACATCCGGGTCCTGCCGGAGAATGGCCCGCAGGCCGCGCGCGAACGTCATGTCCGCTTTCGTATTCACCTGGGTCTGGCCGACGCCTTCCAGGTTGTATTCCACCGGGTCTTCGACGGTGAGAATGTTCTTTTCGCGGTTGTTGATGCTGGCGAGGCCCGCGTACAGGGTGGTGGTTTTACCGGAGCCTGTCGGCCCGGTGACCAGCAAAATACCGTGTGGGCGGCCGAGCAGTTCAGTCATGACCTTCAGGTCGCTTTCGGCCATCCCCAGTTGCCGCATATCCATCTTGCCCGCCTGCTTGTCCAGCAGACGCATAACCACCCGCTCGCCGGCGGAAGATGGCATGGTTGATACACGTACATCCACTTCACGGCCGCCCATCAGCAGGGAAATACGCCCGTCCTGCGGCACGCGCTTCTCGGCGATGTCAAGCTTGGCCATGACCTTGATACGGGAAACCAGCAGTGGGGCCAGCGCCCGACGCGGCTGCAGCACCTCGCGCAGTACACCGTCCACGCGGAAGCGCACCACGAGGCGCTTTTCAAAGGTTTCGATATGAATATCCGAGGCGCCCTGCTTGAGCGATTCGGCAAAGATGGCGTTGATCAGGCGGACGATGGGTGCGTCGTCTTCCTGTTCGAGCAGATCCTCGGTTTCCGGCAGGGAGTCTGCTACGGCGGCCAGATCCAGATCATCGCCGAGCCCTTCCACATCGGAAAGGTTGCCGCCCTCGCGGTTTTCGTACTGGCGCTGCAAGGCCTCCTGAAAGGCTTCCGCTTCAACAGCGGCAACCCCCAGCGGCATTTCACATAGCCGCTGCACTTCCGCCAGCACCGTAGGGTTCAACGGTGCCACGTACTGACATACCGGCGTGCCATCGACTTCCGCCAGCAGTACCTGATGGCGCTTGGCGAATGCGTACGGCAAACGTTTAACCGCGAGATCCGTCATCACTTGACGTCCTCAGGCTCCATGGGCAGAGGCTCTTCCTCTGCCTCGAGGCCAGTGGCTGGCGGCAGAAGGTCGGGCAGAGTTTCACCGCGGTTCCAGTCCCAAATCCGGCTTGTGTTATCACGCAGATGCAGTTGCTTTTCCTGCATGTCGCGGTAGCGCTTGCGGGTCTCTTCATAACCAGCGATCTGGTTACTGAGGATACGCGGGCGCAGGAAGACCATCAGGTTGGTCTTGTCGACGTCTTTCTTGGAATTGCGGAACAGGCGACCGATACCGGGGATGTCACCCAGCAGCGGCACCTTGTCGTTAATCTCGGTGACCTTGTCTTCAATCAGGCCGCCCAGCACTAAAATGGCGCCGTCATCGATCAACACCTTGGTGCGGATCTCGCGCTTGCTGGTAATGATGTCCGCGGCCTGGCCGGTAACGGGCAACACGTTTTCCACTTTCTGTTCGATTTCCAGCGTCACCGAGTTGTTATTATTGACCCGCGGGGTGACCTTCAGGGTGGTGCCCACGTCCTGGCGCTGGATGGTGGTGAATGGATCATTGTTACTGCCGGAAAGCAGCTGTTCACCGGTAATAAACGGCACGTTCTGGCCGACGAGGATTTCCGCCTCTTCATTGTCGAGCGCCATGATGGTCGGCGTCGACAGAATATTCGCATTGTTTTCACTGGCCATGGCATTGACCGCCACACGCACATCCGTGCCACTGAGAAAACCAAGATTCAGGCCAGAGCGGACCAGGTTGGCAGGGTTCAGGGAAAACGGGTTGACTTCGGACAGCACGTTGCCGTCCTCGTCGATGATCGGTGTTTCCGCAAAATCGTTATCAAAACCCGCAAAGACATTGTCGTCATTGCCGGCAATCCACTTAACACCGAGGTTGTTGCCGGTGCCTTCGGTAACTTCAACAATGATCGCCTCAATCAGCACCTGGGCGCGGCGCACATCGAGCTTGGCAATTACACCCTTCATGGTCTCCAGCAGGGACGGCGGAGCGGTAAGCACGAGGGCGTTCAGCTCCTCGTTGACCTGGATGCTGACCTCAACATCGGCGATCTGCTGGTCTTTTTCCGTTTTTTGGATGCTGCCGCTCATACCCTCGAGAATCGGTTTCAGATCCGTGGCACTGGCGTACTGCACGTAAACAACCGCGGTATTGCCCTCACCGGCCAGAGGCTGGTCAAGTCGCTCGATTACTTTCTTGAGTTGCTGGCGGGTAACCGGGTCTCCGGTCAGCAGGATACTGTTGGAGCGCTCGTCTACCGCGATACGCAGCGGTTGAACATCGTTCCCCGCTTGCTTGCCACCGCCCTGCAGCAGCTCGTTGATGACCTGCTTGACCTCTTTTGCCGACGCAAATTCCAGCGGCACCAGTTCAATGTCAATCGCACCGGCGCGATCCAGCTGCTTGATCAGCAGCACGATCTGGTCAATGTTGGCGGCGCGATCTGCCACGATGAGGGTGTTGGTGTCCGCATAGGCGGCAAGGTGGCCGGTCTGCGGAATGAGCGGGCGCAACATCGCAATCAGCTGGGCCGCAGAGATATTTTCGACACGAACGGTGCGGACCACGAGTGCTTCGCCGGGAGCCCGGGTCTGGTCATCAATCACCGGGATCGCCTGCTGCTTGGCCAGCGCGTCCGGAACCACTTTCCACGCATCGCCCTGCTCAACCAGGCTGAAGCCGTTCACCTGCAGCACCGACATGAAAACGTCGAAGGCCTGTGCATGGCTCATCGGGTCGCCGGCGACAACCGTGACCTTACCTTTGACATTCGGGTGGACAATGATGTTTTTGCCGGTGAAATCCGCAGCCCAGTTAATCAGGTCGCGAATATCGGCATTATCCAGAGACAGAGTAACCCTCTCCGGAGACGACTGAGCCAGCACCGAAAACGACAACAAAAAACCCAGGGCGGCTGCTACCAGCCGTCGGTGAAACACGCTCATCATTATGTAATTGGCTCTAATTCTTATTTGGTCAGTAACTGTTAGGTCTTGAAAGCGCACCCTTCCCCTGGTGCACAAATATATCCCCGCGTCAGCGCTGGTTACCCCCCTGGCGCTGACGTGCCATTTCACGTAGCTGCTCGAGGCGCTCGCGAATCGATTCCTGCTTATCAGCGCGGCTGGCGCCCGAATTGGCGCCGATGACCTTGGCTGCCTGCCGTGCATAATTCGCATACTGCTTGGGAACCGTTGGGCGCCCATCGGCGTCCGGATAGGTCAGTTTTTCCATCTGACCGTTGCGTCGAAGGATAATATGATCCACCTCGACGGAATAGACCTCTGCGCCACCCGGTAGCTTTTGACCGACAAAAACGCGCTCTGCCGGTTTGCCGCGCTCGGCCACCAGCGCGCTGGCTTTATCATCCACGCTGCTGCTCAGTACACCGGACAGGACGAGATTCAATTGTGTAATGGGGATATTGGCGAGATCGATTTCAGGCTCCGCCGTTGATTTGACCGCGGCCACACCAAAAAATGCAGTAGATGGAAGCGATACCGCCTGACTGTTGCCTGCGGTGTTGCGGCTGCTCCGTTCGGCGAGCAGGCCACCATCGGGCTCCGCAGGAGCGATTAGCGGCCCGTAGGCCATCACGTTCACCGCCAGCCAGCCAGCCACAACCGCAACCGTCGCCATCAGGCTACGTCGTGCCGCAGTACCACCCGGCGCGGCCGGGCTCTGCAGAGCGGTAGATAAGGTGCGCTTTACCAAAGACATGATGAAATCCCGTCCCGGCTGTACCACAGACAGCATGATTCAACTTATTGGGCGCCTATTCTCGGGGCTCGCAACGGGAAAGGCAATGTTATCGGCCGGAAAGGTCAAAATTTGACCGGCCGGACAGTGAAATCGAGCGCCTACCTCCGCACCCAAAGCACAAAAAAGGCGGCTTGCGCCGCCTGTTTTGTGTTCCCGCAGTTTACTACCTGCAAGTTACAGCTTTGCGTCCAGCTCCGGAACGGCATCAAACAGATCGGCCACCAGGCCGTAATCCGCCACCGAGAAGATCGGTGCTTCCTCATCCTTGTTGATGGCCACGATGACCTTGGAGTCCTTCATGCCCGCCAGGTGCTGGATTGCACCGGAGATGCCAACAGCAATATACAGATCGGGGGCCACGATCTTGCCAGTCTGACCAACCTGCATGTCATTGGGAACAAAGCCAGCATCCACCGCAGCGCGGGATGCACCAACCGCAGCCCCCAGCTTGTCCGCGACCTTGTTCAGCATCTCGAAGTTTTCGCCATTTTGCATGCCGCGACCACCAGAAATGACCACGCGCGCTGCGGTCAGCTCCGGGCGGTCAGACTCTGCCAGCTCCTCGCCCACAAACTTGGACAGTGCCGCATCGTCCACAATGTCGACAGCCTCAACAGCGGCGCTGCCACCTTCGGCCGCTACCGGATCGAACGCAGTGGTACGCACAGACGCCACCTTGATGGCATCCGAGCTCTGAACCGTGGCGATCACGTTGCCGGCATAGATTGGGCGCTTGAAGGTATCTGCGCTTTCGACCGTGATAATGTCGGAAATCGGCTGCACGTCCAGTAACGCCGCGGCACGCGGCAGCATGTTTTTACCGGTGGTGGTCGCCGGCGCCAGAATATGGCTATAGCTTTTGCCGAGGTCAGCAACCAGTTTGGCCACATTCTCTGCCAGCTGGTGCTCGTAAGCGGCATTATCAGCCAGCAGTACCTTGTTGACACCCTCCGCCTTGGCTGCGGCTTCTGCAGCTGCGGCACAGCCACTGCCAGCGACCAGCACATCAATGTCGCCGCCGATGGCCTTGGCCGCGGCGATGGTATTCAGGGTTGCGCCTTTCAGCTCGGCGTTATCGTGCTCTGCAATTACAAGAATACTCATCAGATTACTTTCGCCTCGTTTTTCAGTTTTTCGACCAGTTCCGCAACGTCAGACAC
The nucleotide sequence above comes from Microbulbifer salipaludis. Encoded proteins:
- the gspD gene encoding type II secretion system secretin GspD encodes the protein MMSVFHRRLVAAALGFLLSFSVLAQSSPERVTLSLDNADIRDLINWAADFTGKNIIVHPNVKGKVTVVAGDPMSHAQAFDVFMSVLQVNGFSLVEQGDAWKVVPDALAKQQAIPVIDDQTRAPGEALVVRTVRVENISAAQLIAMLRPLIPQTGHLAAYADTNTLIVADRAANIDQIVLLIKQLDRAGAIDIELVPLEFASAKEVKQVINELLQGGGKQAGNDVQPLRIAVDERSNSILLTGDPVTRQQLKKVIERLDQPLAGEGNTAVVYVQYASATDLKPILEGMSGSIQKTEKDQQIADVEVSIQVNEELNALVLTAPPSLLETMKGVIAKLDVRRAQVLIEAIIVEVTEGTGNNLGVKWIAGNDDNVFAGFDNDFAETPIIDEDGNVLSEVNPFSLNPANLVRSGLNLGFLSGTDVRVAVNAMASENNANILSTPTIMALDNEEAEILVGQNVPFITGEQLLSGSNNDPFTTIQRQDVGTTLKVTPRVNNNNSVTLEIEQKVENVLPVTGQAADIITSKREIRTKVLIDDGAILVLGGLIEDKVTEINDKVPLLGDIPGIGRLFRNSKKDVDKTNLMVFLRPRILSNQIAGYEETRKRYRDMQEKQLHLRDNTSRIWDWNRGETLPDLLPPATGLEAEEEPLPMEPEDVK
- a CDS encoding type II secretion system protein gives rise to the protein MRIAAHRQRGFTLIELLVVMVIIASLAGMATLSLRNTDGRNWTGEVQRLANLLQLVADRALIDKAHYGVVFEESRYQVVRYDSGSMKWQEMDFSGQPAAANARRFTAHELPPIMRLEVLSQTELPGANSDQNSFGGSGRGDERDRARSGTAGKGGDKEILPQFAALSSGEVLPVEIGFFLMKNGDIARAAIISYSSLYGMQLEWQSDEY
- the gspK gene encoding type II secretion system minor pseudopilin GspK; the protein is MALITVLLVMVIAVAAVTHAVTRNRLAISRTSAILANTQLAEFVHGAEAWAIIALEKDFEEDRTATSASDNLLEPWAQKLVEFNPDNGKIRIQIKDLNSCFNVNNLAVTRRSGGDSGGASAGADTTDSKVLQRLVRNLGGRRETALAIEDWVDPGDTPLSSGTEDTGYLGQDVAHRTPDTFITDISELSAGQGIEPQEWSAIAPELCALPESGTRINVNTASQELLSAMYPSANIPGLISQRESTPFVQMGDLSAFGITAGAELDFNSAYYVAHIAVQLGLENRQYWESTLKLDTTTGAVEVIQRQRREFSGQYLQELLGD
- a CDS encoding type II secretion system protein N, whose amino-acid sequence is MSLVKRTLSTALQSPAAPGGTAARRSLMATVAVVAGWLAVNVMAYGPLIAPAEPDGGLLAERSSRNTAGNSQAVSLPSTAFFGVAAVKSTAEPEIDLANIPITQLNLVLSGVLSSSVDDKASALVAERGKPAERVFVGQKLPGGAEVYSVEVDHIILRRNGQMEKLTYPDADGRPTVPKQYANYARQAAKVIGANSGASRADKQESIRERLEQLREMARQRQGGNQR
- the gspG gene encoding type II secretion system major pseudopilin GspG codes for the protein MKKLHNSRGFTLIEIMVVIVILGVLGALVVPNIMGRTGEARVKAATVDLRAISTALDMYRMDNFVYPSSDQGLEALVTKPSGFPEAKNWNEPYLKKAPKDPWGNAYQYISPGSSGPYDLFSLGADGKPGGEGEAADLFASEL
- the gspL gene encoding type II secretion system protein GspL, producing the protein MSQELKLLRLREPVAGSHSGDQVQVAGSLLLQCWRDNAWHAVATDAGFQAAFRNGVSESGCTPHTGDGQRPAVAGSPDSDALTFAPEDRVILLLPGSWVWNGLENVPRAARRQSSAVGYMVEEQLADDVDELHFICEPVAGDLCSVMAIATDKLAALKGQIDRLGWPVVAAVPEYRILGDTGATSAVWFEGERAHFWLSAGKGLSVARPLAGVIAESLFAEGVAEPEEAGEAQPDELAPLRVYGDPSELELATLEQLTELAPVNDAPEALFNPSLVAKTPGNLLTGDYQITLASDAGPWWKKPAIAVAACFVLQLLFYIGAGTYYQIQAGQADESARALFTEIFPGDRPSADLRRQIMGYLNQASGGGGEFAGQLQQLSQVWATAKPGELKLQSLRFDGNRGELVLQLRAANLGQLDAVVGKLGSGQFKAELLAANELEDGVSGRIRLR
- the gspF gene encoding type II secretion system inner membrane protein GspF, coding for MGAFEYTALNSGGRKNRGTLEADSAKAARQQLRARGLIPLEVTAASESSSAGSASILSGSPGLSVKALALLTRQIATLLRAGIPLEETLGAIANQSRNQKVRRIVLAVRAKVLEGHSFAQALASFPRAFPKLYRATVEAGEHSGHLDDVLERLADYTENQQVFRQKVQLALIYPLVLVVICVLVVTGLMVYVVPDVIEVFTGTGQQLPLATRILVSISDFIAAWGWLIPPAILALVIGWILLLRRPGFRYRFHHRLLDMPAIGWLVRGGQSARYVGTLAILTGSSVPLVQAMGIASGVMSNDYLKERLQIAQKFVREGGSLRRALEDVEYFPPMMTYMVASGESSGTLDQMLVRAAENQERDLQGAVTAFVSLFEPIMLLVMAGIVLFIVMAIMMPIMNMNQLVV
- the gspE gene encoding type II secretion system ATPase GspE, which codes for MTDLAVKRLPYAFAKRHQVLLAEVDGTPVCQYVAPLNPTVLAEVQRLCEMPLGVAAVEAEAFQEALQRQYENREGGNLSDVEGLGDDLDLAAVADSLPETEDLLEQEDDAPIVRLINAIFAESLKQGASDIHIETFEKRLVVRFRVDGVLREVLQPRRALAPLLVSRIKVMAKLDIAEKRVPQDGRISLLMGGREVDVRVSTMPSSAGERVVMRLLDKQAGKMDMRQLGMAESDLKVMTELLGRPHGILLVTGPTGSGKTTTLYAGLASINNREKNILTVEDPVEYNLEGVGQTQVNTKADMTFARGLRAILRQDPDVVMVGEIRDLETMQIAIQASLTGHLVLSTLHTNTALGAVTRLVDMGIEPFLLSSSVIGVLAQRLVRVLCPDCRQPHAADSFECRMLGVDEREGATIYRPGGCEKCNHSGYLGRVGIYELVPVNEKLRQLIHDRASESALVQEARTLGPSIRDDGMAKVLAGITSLEEVLRVTQES
- the gspI gene encoding type II secretion system minor pseudopilin GspI → MSTDTRAHHASLRRQHGFTLVEVLVALVIFGVIAASVLKTLQDSVRQQVALEERLTANWVAQQALAEIRLRTDWPPLGKKTEKILLGDREWQVTAEVKSTNEPKMRHIIVQVGWPEAEQPILTIDSWMAQSASARTEGGRS
- the gspJ gene encoding type II secretion system minor pseudopilin GspJ codes for the protein MRRPQKPNAGFTLIEIMVVLVIVSIIGIGSYSLLETFFTTDRVLTARADEMRRLSMAMYRMDDDLRQLTVRPVKNAYSGYEPAFLGVTSEFEFTRLGAANLTGEPRGNVQRLRYGIGYADEDSDSRFAPAMDDDTALLLRSRWQVLDRGPDSEPIAEPILDGVIDLNFRYYDRDTKAWLAQWPPASSTTTPGAIDLRLPQALEVTLVTRTGGEIRRVFSLPEYTVVAGGGSSSSSGGGQDDGSGNDGGGDDGSGDGRGGSSSGSDGRSQGGDR